The region CTGCACGAGGCCACGCACGGGTTGACCACGCGTTTGGTGGGCGCCGGCAACGGGATGACCGCCCTGCAATCCCGTGGGTTGGGGGAGGGTTGGTCGGATTTCTACGCCCTGGCCCTGCTCAGCGAACCCGGCGATGACGTGGATGGTGTTTACCCCATGGGGGGCTATGTTACGTACCAGTTCGCCGGGCTTCAGCAGAATTACTATTTCGGGATCCGTCGGTACCCGTACAGCACCGACATGAGCAAGAACCCGCTCACGTTCAAGGACATTGACCCCAACCAAATCAGTCCCCACCCCGGTGTGCCGCGCAGCCCCATCTGGCCCTTCGATCCCCGGGAAGCCAGCGAGGAACATAACCAGGGCGAGGTGTGGTGTGCGATTCTGTGGGACGTCCGGGCCAATCTGATCCGAAAGTACGGCTATGCAGGCAATGAGATCATGTTGCAGTTGGTGACCGACGGGCTGAAGCTTTGTCCCCCCAACCCGGACTTTATTGAGGCGCGCGATGCCATCATCCTGGCGGACTTGGTGGCCACCGGAGGTGCCAACGCCCGCGAGCTGTGGACGGGCTTTGCCAAACGGGGCCTCGGCTTCAGTGCACGGTCGCCGGGCAGCCGAACCACGGTGGGCGTGGTGGAGGCCTATGACACCCCCGGTCTGACGGTGGTGGGGGCGATTGTGGCCGGGGGCAACGGCAACGGCCTCGTGGACAACAACGAATGCAATGACCTGTACCTGCTGGTGGCCAACTTCAACAACTTCACCGCCACGCGCGTGCGCGCCCGGGTCACAACCACCACACCCGGTGTCGGATTGGGGAACCGGGAATCGGACTATCTGGATTTGCCCCCGCTTGCGGTGGGAACGAATCTCGTCCCCTTCCAGTTGAGCACGGCGCCCTACCTTGTTTGTGGCACGCCCGTGGTGTTACAGGTCGCCCTGGAGTCGGACCAGGAACAGGTTGCGCAGACTTGGACGCTGAACACCGGTCTCCTGGGTGAGGTGCGGCGCTTTGACAGTGATCAGCGTGTGCCGATTCCGGATAATGACCCGGTGGGTGCCAGCTCACCCATCGTGGTTTCAAACATTACTTCAGCCCTGCGTAAGGTGGCCGTTTCGGTGTATATCACGCACACCTGGGTGGGCGACCTCCGCTTGGAACTGGAAGCCCCGGATGGCACGCGGATTGTGTTGAGCGACCGCAACGGGGGCGCCGGCGACAATTACGGTGTGGCCTGCAGTCCGGATCGGCGACGAACGACGTTCGACGACGACGGTCCGCTGCCCATCGGATCGGGCATCCCGCCCTATCTGGGGACCTTCCGTCCCCAGCAGCCACTGGCCACCCTGGTGGGCAAGTCGGGCGACGCCGTGAACGGGATCTGGCGTTTGCGCGTGGTGGATCAGGAGCAGTTGGATACGGGTGCCATCGAATGCTGGTCGCTGTTCCTGTGGCCGGCCGAATGCACCGACGGCGGCGGGAGTTGTCCGGGGGCCGATCTCGCTGTGAGCCTCTCCGCTGCGCCGGAACCCGTGATGGTCGGCAGCAACCTGATTTACACCATCACGGTCACCAACCGCGGGCCATCCACCGGCCGGTCCACCGTGGTCCGTCATGACCTGCCGCCGGATGTGATCTACGTCAGCTCGCGGGCCAGCCGGGGTAGTGTCACACCGGCAGGGGGATCGGTGGTCTGGAACGTGGGTGACCTTCCGTTCGCCAGGGCAGGAGAGTTACAGGTCGTCACGCTGCCGGTGAAGGCCGGTGTGCTGACGTCGCGCGCGATGGTCACCTCGCTGGATCCCGATGGTGATCTCAGTAATAACGAGGCGTCGGTGGTGAGCCGGGCGATGCCGCAGGCTTCGGATCTGGTGTTGGAAGCCTCGGCGGCGCCTGAAAACGCCCTTCGCGGGCAACCCTTGGAATATCGGCTGCGCCTGCGGAACCTTGGTCCGTCACCGGCCTCGGGGGTGAGGGTGACCAACGAACTCGCCGCGAGTTATGTCCTTCAAAATGTGACCCTGTCGCAAGGCTCATGGAGCGCAACTGCGGCGGGTCTGATCTGGACAGTGGGGACCCTGGCCACGGGTGCAGAGGCCGAGCTCGTGATGCAGGGGATACCGGTGGCCGAAGGTACGCTCCTGTGGCGCGCGCGGGCTTCGGCCCTTCAGGGGGATCCGTTCCCTGAGAACAACCAGATCGAACTTAGAACCACCGTGGGCCCGGCTGCAAACCTGGTCCTCCAGGCCGCTGCCGTGCCCAATCCGGCCGTGGTGGCCCTGCCCTTCCAATATGTGCTGGTGGTCAGTAATGCCGGGCCCAGTCGCGCCAGTTCCGTGGCTCTGAATGCAACGTTGTCGACCGGACAGTCGGTGGTTTCGAATTACACGTCCCGGGGGACCATCTCCGGGCGCAGCAACGAGTGGACGGCTGCGCTGGGCAATTTGCTGCCCGGAGAACGGGCTGTGGTCGTCCTGACGGCCGTGGCGGGCACGCCCGGCAGCTTTGGGTTCCGTGCGGACGTGGCTTCCGCCCAGGTGGACCCTGCGGATGGCGACAACCATGCCGCGTTGCAGGTGCTCGTAAGACCACCCTTCGTGGAGATCATCAATGCGGGCGCCACGTTGACCGCCGAATCAGTCCGGCCGCCGAACGGTGCCCTGGACGAGAACGAAACCGTGACCGTGGAACTGCGCTTGCGGAACTCGGGGAACGTGGACAATACCAACCTGGTCGCGACCTTGTTGCCCGGCAACGGGGTGGAGAATCCCTCCGGACCGCAGAATTACGGCGTGCTGCCCGCGGGCGGGATGCCCGTCGGCCGAGAATTCACCTTCACGGCCAGGCCCACCCCGGATGGGGTGGTACGGGCCATCCTCCAGCTGACCGACAACGGCCAGCCCTTGCCCAACGTGGAGTTCCAGTTCCGATTGCCACGCACCCTGACCTTCTCGAATTCCCAGCTCATCGAGATCCTCGACAACCGGCCGGCCCGACCGTACCCCTCCACCATCAGCATCTCGGGTGTGACAGGCACCGTGGGACGGGTAACACTGACCCTCTCGGACCTGAACCACACCTACGCGCCTGACATTCAGATGTTGCTCGTCGGACCGCGGGGTCAGAAGAGCCTGTTGATGGCCGGCGCGGGTGCGCCTTATGGCGTCGCCCATGCCACGGTCCAGTTGGATGACACCGCCGACCAACCGCTGCCCCAGGATGATGCACTGGTCAGCGGCCGGTATCGTCCGGCAGTGTATGGACCTGTCAGCGATTTCGCAGCACCGGCCCCGGCAGCACCGTACGAGGTCGGTTTGTCGCCCTTTGCCGGCATGGACCCGAACGGCACCTGGTCGTTGTACGTTCGCGACGCAACCGCCGGGGATGCCGGACAGGTGGCAGGCGGTTGGAGCCTCACCTTGTACATGGTCACGCCCGTCAACCGCCTGGCAGATTTGCAGCTCTCGGCGTCCCCGACCGTGGCAACCCGTCTGGACCAGCCGGTTGAAGTGACGTTTGCCATCACCAACCGCGGACCCGACTCCGCTCGGGGCGTCGTGTTCGCGAGCGAATGGCCGGGCGGATTGAGACCGGTTTCTGTCCAAACCCCGACCGGCAATGCATGGGTGGATGGCCAAACGGTGCGTCTGTTGCTGGACGAACTTGCGCCGAACGCGGGTGTGGTGGTCCGCGTCACCGCCGAACCTGCGCAATCAGGCACTTTTGAGGTGTCTGCCGCGGTGAGCTCGGCGGATGTGGATCTGAACGCGAGCGACAATTCGGTCACCACGCAGGTGAGTGTGAATCCACCGAGGGCCGATCTGACTCTCACCATGGAAGCCGCCACAT is a window of Limisphaera ngatamarikiensis DNA encoding:
- a CDS encoding M36 family metallopeptidase, which encodes MPLWRRWTRADRAALGVVLACWLGWSPDAGALWAWDRNATLPDQDLRGAPGVAPGDWARRQQALARLQQELPGTKVDYDPLVGSARYVRRLSGFLTPPAGGWSGPTAAAVPPADPESIVKAFLDSHRDVFGHGGEVLDQAQRVRDTVSPHSGLRTVVWQQELAGRPVFEAELIANLTARGELVSISSRMLADPAVAADLGSPNWAARLGQPQVREALAIEKAAAGVGAAGAGSEVTGTGEVLANGYRRYFLRGRPLLLREVWLPLDGSRLRPAWEIHFPKPGSPEQYQMVVDAETGEIWLRRQTTFFISDASYRVYTSDSPSPFTPGWPTPNPAQPPYTNRILVTLSALDITASPNGWINDGDNETRGNNADCFLDRDFDFQPDGPRPQGNPPRVFDFPLDLNQEPIEYTNASIVQMFYWVNWYHDRLYQLGFTESAGNFQQDNFGRGGLGNDPIIGYVQSGADAGLFNNAFFIPSQDGFPGQIAMFLWNYPTPDRDGSLDAEVILHEATHGLTTRLVGAGNGMTALQSRGLGEGWSDFYALALLSEPGDDVDGVYPMGGYVTYQFAGLQQNYYFGIRRYPYSTDMSKNPLTFKDIDPNQISPHPGVPRSPIWPFDPREASEEHNQGEVWCAILWDVRANLIRKYGYAGNEIMLQLVTDGLKLCPPNPDFIEARDAIILADLVATGGANARELWTGFAKRGLGFSARSPGSRTTVGVVEAYDTPGLTVVGAIVAGGNGNGLVDNNECNDLYLLVANFNNFTATRVRARVTTTTPGVGLGNRESDYLDLPPLAVGTNLVPFQLSTAPYLVCGTPVVLQVALESDQEQVAQTWTLNTGLLGEVRRFDSDQRVPIPDNDPVGASSPIVVSNITSALRKVAVSVYITHTWVGDLRLELEAPDGTRIVLSDRNGGAGDNYGVACSPDRRRTTFDDDGPLPIGSGIPPYLGTFRPQQPLATLVGKSGDAVNGIWRLRVVDQEQLDTGAIECWSLFLWPAECTDGGGSCPGADLAVSLSAAPEPVMVGSNLIYTITVTNRGPSTGRSTVVRHDLPPDVIYVSSRASRGSVTPAGGSVVWNVGDLPFARAGELQVVTLPVKAGVLTSRAMVTSLDPDGDLSNNEASVVSRAMPQASDLVLEASAAPENALRGQPLEYRLRLRNLGPSPASGVRVTNELAASYVLQNVTLSQGSWSATAAGLIWTVGTLATGAEAELVMQGIPVAEGTLLWRARASALQGDPFPENNQIELRTTVGPAANLVLQAAAVPNPAVVALPFQYVLVVSNAGPSRASSVALNATLSTGQSVVSNYTSRGTISGRSNEWTAALGNLLPGERAVVVLTAVAGTPGSFGFRADVASAQVDPADGDNHAALQVLVRPPFVEIINAGATLTAESVRPPNGALDENETVTVELRLRNSGNVDNTNLVATLLPGNGVENPSGPQNYGVLPAGGMPVGREFTFTARPTPDGVVRAILQLTDNGQPLPNVEFQFRLPRTLTFSNSQLIEILDNRPARPYPSTISISGVTGTVGRVTLTLSDLNHTYAPDIQMLLVGPRGQKSLLMAGAGAPYGVAHATVQLDDTADQPLPQDDALVSGRYRPAVYGPVSDFAAPAPAAPYEVGLSPFAGMDPNGTWSLYVRDATAGDAGQVAGGWSLTLYMVTPVNRLADLQLSASPTVATRLDQPVEVTFAITNRGPDSARGVVFASEWPGGLRPVSVQTPTGNAWVDGQTVRLLLDELAPNAGVVVRVTAEPAQSGTFEVSAAVSSADVDLNASDNSVTTQVSVNPPRADLTLTMEAATLNAVVGRLVELRLTLTNRGPEGALRPRIRVPLPVGLEFVSGTAQGGLVEPADDTVIVRYGRLLPGESSEVVLVLRGVRAAQGEIRAEATSESAEPSPMDNVAVAALSIVPPQPKIVIAGMKLTAESATPANGALDPGEEVVLALGLRNVGELPTENLVVQLADTGGVAAPGPVQTYGALEPEGDVVWRTFTFTVARPAGATVEATWNLQDGTTALPALTRVLRVTEPRVVENAAAIAIPERGPATPYPSVIQVEGLSGVVTGVRVSLNGLTHGYPDDLDVLLVSPSGRRVVLMSDAGGGWAVTNLTVGFDGAAGWAVPDNLRLTNGVYAPADYEPGDNLPLPAPQRPYATALQALLGTNPNGEWGLYVADDFAGERGSIARGWTLELTTGEPVSPLSSLRLTGSASTPSVSSGGTVTYTWELSNGGPAAAEDAVLNVSLPTGAVVQDVTVSQGSATTKPSGVQVALGTVDAGQVVQVRLTVRLTVVGTATITAAADTANTDLDLSDNSASVVTEVVGVVPPRLTGEWDPQTGSFRVTLAGQAGQTYRLQVSEDLRTWTDLQTQTVPGSGEIKFTDPDAAGRPQRFYRAVLVQP